The genomic window TAGATCATGGTCGTCTCGACGCAGGTATGCCCCAGAAGCTCCTGGACCGTGCGGATGTTGCTTCCGTTCTCCAGCAGGTGGGTGGCGTAGCTGTGCCTCAAGACGTGCGAGTTCGAACGTT from Coraliomargarita sinensis includes these protein-coding regions:
- a CDS encoding tyrosine-type recombinase/integrase, encoding MRHSYATHLLENGSNIRTVQELLGHTCVETTMIYLHVMEDEKDQTPSPLDAL